The nucleotide window AAGcccctccctaaccccccctcccccccacacccacctgcACAGTCCCAGGTGAGGAGgccgcccacccccccatcgCCGGCCTTCATATTTGACTCCCGAAAGCTTTTACCCGCCGTGTGGCAGTTGCAGTTTGAAGTGAGTTTACCCCTCGCTCTTCATCGCCCCGGCCCTCCGGTACCTTCTCCCCCATTGTCCTCCCGTCCTTCAGATCTCCGCCCGGCAACAAGCCGGACCAGCCCTCCCTGTCACCCATCCATCTCCCTGGGCTTTCACAGCCTTTACATCTCCTGTTACTTCCTCTGTGGTGTCCCTGCCTTCGCTTGGAaacgctgtctgtgtgtgtgtgtgtgtgtcatccactGTCCGGAGGAAGCGTAGCAAAGCCACTTAGAAATGTGTGGAATCCTGTGAACACAGGTAAAGGATTGGGTCTCTATTGTGCCGAGTGTTCCAGCCGGGTTGATCTGCCGACAGAAAGGACGAGAGGAGGGAACCCGATATCCTCACTTAACATCTCCACTCTGCAGGCCTCATATAATAGATCAACTCTGCAGGTATGGAGGTGGGCTGGAAAAGAGTAAAAGTGGACCGGGCAGACACCACCAGACTTTCCCAGACACCCTGTCCCACTGACAGATGTTCAGTCCTGGCTCTTTGTTCTAACCTGGCGTCTGTGCTTCAGAACATCAGTGTATAGATGAAGCTCTACCTGGGACAAGGGAGATGCTAACATTACAGTTCTCCTATATTGGCCCAAATGGGTGAACTGTTTTTTTTCgcttccctctggaaaatgtgTGTCAAACACAAGTGTCTGTATCCCTTCCCCCGCAACGTTTCCATCTGTGAAGCGCATTGTGTTGCCTCCTGATATGAAATCCTGGTATAACTCAAGTTTGATTGATTAGTTGATAATATACTTCTACCTCTTGTAGTCTTTTGTCTTTTGTTTCAGCTTCTCTCAGGGCTCATAGCAAGCGTTTCCTTTGCTATTATGTCGACCAACGTGAAAAATGCCGGTGGCGCTGGTGTGAGAATCGCCAGCCATGTGAGTGATCTGCATGTCATGTCCAGCTGCCTCAACGCCCAGACATTAACATGGCTGAGATTCTTTTGACCCTAATGCTACTACTGTAGGGAGGTAGATAGGAGAGTATGACAGAAGAACAGACGggcgaaaaagaaaaagagacagagagagagagagagagagagagagagagagagagagagagagagagagagagagagagagagagagagagagagagagagagagagagagagagagagagagagagagagagagaacgtaagagaaagcaagagaaggaggaagggacaGCGCAAGGCTGTCTCTCTCAGtgccacagacacagagacagcaggTGGACGAGCCAGCAAGGTCAGCCagcaacagacaaacacaccaacaaaccCAGCAACCGCAAAGGCCATCGTGCCATGGAGCTAGGCAGTCAGGTGTTTACAACCCCACATGTACCTCCCGGGGGTAGCTGACTAGCCAGCCACGCACCTTGTTGACTGGCCGGCATGTTTCAGCAGCATGTTGTAATTCTGGAAACCCTGGTGGAGCTGGACGAGGGACGCTAAGTGGCCACAAACAGGCAGTTGTTAACTTGGGAGGAGCGGCGTGGAAGTGCTCGCATTTGAGGCCAGCTATTAAAGGGGAATAATGCTATGGTCGCTCTGCTCGATTTTAGACTTCCCAGAGGTCAAAAGTAGCTAGGAAATCCACCATGGctccatggtgtgtgtttgcggttGTAGGCGTGCTTATGGGGTGTTGGCTGGGTGGAGCAAGGATGATGGCGAGCTTGATTGGTCATGGCTTGAAGGTCACTCCAGCAGACAACTGccaggatgggtgtgtgtgtgtgtgtgtgtgagggggtgtgtttGAGGGTAGGAGGAGTCATGCAACAGCTCAAACATATTGCATAAGATAAGTGGAGTGAAATAAATCACAATTTTTCACAGTGAGGATGGCTTTGAAGTGGAGAAAGCCCGCTTGTGAAGGAACGTCATCAAGAAGGTGTCAGAGCCTCATTCTAAAAACTTCTAGTAGTCAGTCAGTAGAACTCGAGCTAGGATACCATAGAAGTGGCTTCAGTGTACTGTCACAAGAATGTCATAGCTAAATCGTCGTTCTTTTACTATTCTTGCTTATAAAATATCAGATATAGAGAAAATACCACACTGCTTTGTGTCCCTGAATTCCAGCTCTGGAGTTAAAATCCTTATATGTCCCCCCTCTAACAGCAAAACCTTTTAATTAAGGCCAACAAACACCTTCTGACCGACCTCAGCCCTCTGTTGAACACATCAATTAACCTAAACACATTTGTTGGATTTAGAGCTGAATGAAATCTCTCCATGGTTGATACTAAAAAGGCTTCCATGAAAAGAGTCCTTTGTttctgctcccctccctctccccctgttaccccccccctacacacacatggtctcttcctccactctttTCCCATCCTTCATCACTCCAGTCAGAAGCTGATATTAATCTACAGCTGTCCAGAGCTCaagtgatgcacacacacatgcacacgcacacaaccacacacacaaaaacacaaggcTATCTGAGAAAGAGAACATATGGCAGGATGACACTTTCCTTCTTTTGTTTGACTTTTGTTGtggttttttctccttttttgtcCCCCCTTTCCCTTTGctcccccgctccctccccccacctctacaGCCCTCAAAGACgacccattctctctcctctcctacactgtcctcttctctcctacccATCTCTCCTCAATGTGAGCCACAGCTCAGACTTAACACTGCACAGTTGTCTTCATTGTCGTCTTCTACCAACAAGTGGGATTCAAGGTgcaacggtacacacacacacacacacacacaaaggttacGTCTTAAAACATTAGAAGTTCTTTAACCGCTTGAGATAGTGAATGCTTTAAGTTCACGGCCGTTCGTGCCGTGTAGTGGAGACAGAGTCAACCTGAGCCAACGATGAATGGAAATGAGTGCAGTCGATTCAACCCCATTCAGTCTCCACTAAGCCCACGTCTTTCTGCAGCCGACAACACCCAGcccaggagcagctgtggtggtacAGGCAGAGGGTATGGTGGAACAGGAATGAGGTTCTCTTTAGTTTCAATTTGTCAAGTTGAAATATTTCAATGAAGTCAATTCCTAAGTTTAACGTGGCCTTACATTGTATTTTAATGCTAGATGTAACACTTGACCATGTATAGATCATGACTATATGACCGTGTCAACAAGTTGGGCACAGTTTGGGAGACCTGAAATAAGTGTTTACTTTCTTAATATTTGCGACAACGCTGAAATACTATGCTTTTTCCTGTCTTAACCAACCCATTATTTAATAAACATGCTCAGTGCAATAGAAAATGTAGGAGGAACCCATGTCAATAAGAATATTACACCGGATATCTTTGAGGGAGACAAATTATGTGAAACAATTCAAACACGTATTCCTTTTGTTtttgggagagaaagacaatctAAATCAATTGGAAGGGGTGTGTTTTATAGAACACTACCTCCTGAAATTACTGAATCGAAATGGTACTGAGCCCGTCCATGAGTTGTCGTTTGTTGTCGATTAAGACACACGGAATCCAGCTGGACATCTGAGTAACAGACGaaggcacacacatttacaacacATTTATACCGGGACTGTATCAAGAGAAAAGtcaatatattaatatattcacatacatatacatatacagtacatactatATCAAGgctgagagacagggggaggtggaaagggggatggggggcgactTCCTACAGAGATTCATCATTTTACATTTTCAGTGGGGTGACAACAAAAGTCAgagatctctcacacacacacatccacttgttcaccacacacacacacacacacgcacacatgctctGACACAACACACGTACAGTATGTATCACAGTTCACTGCTGTTTCCCTGAAGTCCCAGCATTTGTTCAACCTCAGACAGCCTCCACGTCTGACACAGGCTGCTTTTATGAAACACAGAGCTCTTGGTCAAGCCCTCTGCGGTGtgcgtgtcggtgtgtgtgggtgggtgtgtgtgtttgtatgtgtgtgtgtccgcgtgtgtgtgtgcccattgaGTTGAGGTTAACAGTTGCTGCTGACAGCTGTTTTGGGAGCCGTATAGATAGAGTCAAGTGGCTTCAAATAGCTGCTTCTGGCCTCGGTCACGTCAGAAACGCTCCTTTCTCCCTGTCCGTCCTCGGCCTTCTCTGGAAAACGCTCGACGGTCCCGGCCCCAGGCCCCGTCGAGCACGTTCGTCAGTCTACGAAATGTGTCACGGAGAAATCGAACCAGTTTCGTACTTTCACCGTGAAAAAAGGATTTCCTTGAGTAAAAATCATTTTTTGGAGTTCTCGCTGGAGTTGAAGGGGAGTTCAACACAGTTCAAAGGGGGGGCAGGACCGTCTGACAGCAACACACCACTGATTGTCCAGCTGTCGGCTGCCTGGTCAGGCCCCGGCAAAACCTCCGTCCCTCGACACTCCTCACTTGGCTGCGTCTCCAAACAAGAAACCAGTCTATGCCgtcttccattctctctctttgtctctttctcttcagcagagtcccccttctctctccctctctctctctctctctctttctttctctccgggCTGTGGACGAGAGCAGTGCGTGTTCTCAGCTCAGGAGGCTCCTGCCACAGTGGCTGTAGCGACGAGCTGCAAGTCAGACCACAACCTGTTACAGTAaagcactgtctgtctctcggtcTTCCTGCAAGTCTACAagccagtctgtgtgtctgcctgtctgtcagtcagtcagtctgtatcTCAGCCAGTGGCCACGCATGACAGAACACAACAGCCGCTAGTAAGCAtggtagagagagcgagagagagagagagaaagagagagagagagagagagagagagagagagagagagagagagagagaaaaaaaaggagggaggacagTGGCAGACTTCTAAAACCAGTATAGGTCCTTGCTTTTATCTTGGGCCTGAAgacctgagagggagaggaaacaggcaaaaacagagaagaagaagagaagcgGAAGATTAGAAAGAGGGAAACAAACGTCTCTAACTGTCgaggcagacagggagctgAAGCAGAACAGGAAGGATCTGTGTGTTTTCCTACTAGcagtgagggtgagacagatgTAGAGAGAGCTAAACTGATCCTAGTCCAGCTCCTGGGGTCGGCTTGTTGTTACCTGCGTCCACATTCAGACCCATCTCCGGCCCCGCCGCTGCGAAGGCTCCGGTCCAGGTGGCCCCTGCCTCGCTCTTCCCCAGGTCGCATGGCGACGCGCTGGCCGCCGGGCCGGGCGCGGGGGGCAGGCGGTGAGGCCGTACGGAGGGCACCAGCAGTGAGCTGTAGCGGGGGTCAAAGGGTGTGCCGTAGACCTCGTGCATGCTTGACCTCGGGTAGGTGGAACTCTGGGTGGCGATGGTGCCCCCTAGCGagtaggggtggtggtggtggtggtggtgcgaGGGGTGCCAGGAGTcgggagagggctggtggaggtggctgtgtagggaggcagaggagtAGGGGTCCCCGTGGAAGGGCAGCTCTGAGTGGGGGGGTcccaggggggaggacaggctgGGCTGGTAGGCACTGTtccagaaggagggggggaaactTCTCTGGCTCATCGGGAAGGAGCCATCTGTGGAGGAATTGAAACATCATACTGTCATTAAATCATCATCGCATTATCGATTCATTAAATCATCATCGCATTATCAAATCATTAAATCAGGCACGGCCATTTGTCAGACTTCCCCTTCGAAATCCTTTCTCCCAGAGGATATGGAAAATGTGATATCCATGGGTAACTTTTTTAGATGATTACAAGCGATGTAGCTTGTGTGACTAAACAACTGATTATCAGTGAAAGTTACAGAATACAGTAAAATTTGTAGAATAACTTCTTGTTATATGTGTCATTGTCATGTATAACTCACCGTTTCAGACACCTCTGCCACTAACTGAATTAAAGTGACATTACAACGTGGATTCAATTGTTAAATGCATGTCGTATGGAGTGGCAAGAAATTAAAGAGAAGAAACCAGAAAGCTAAGTTTTTCCAGGAACGGAGGACTGTTAAT belongs to Osmerus mordax isolate fOsmMor3 chromosome 8, fOsmMor3.pri, whole genome shotgun sequence and includes:
- the vgll2a gene encoding transcription cofactor vestigial-like protein 2a isoform X2, which produces MSCLDVMYQVYGPPPQPYFAAAYSPYHHQKLAFYSKMQEAQESVSASSSFSNLPGQTSIKEEDCAREKEHPPEAEYLSSRCVLFTYFHGDISSVVDEHFSRALSQPSSYAPGSATKTARDGSFPMSQRSFPPSFWNSAYQPSLSSPLGPPHSELPFHGDPYSSASLHSHLHQPSPDSWHPSHHHHHHHPYSLGGTIATQSSTYPRSSMHEVYGTPFDPRYSSLLVPSVRPHRLPPAPGPAASASPCDLGKSEAGATWTGAFAAAGPEMGLNVDAARRYSHCGRSLLS
- the vgll2a gene encoding transcription cofactor vestigial-like protein 2a isoform X1 — encoded protein: MSCLDVMYQVYGPPPQPYFAAAYSPYHHQKLAFYSKMQEAQESVSASSSFSNLPGQTSIKEEDCAREKEHPPEAEYLSSRCVLFTYFHGDISSVVDEHFSRALSQPSSYAPGSATKTARDGSFPMSQRSFPPSFWNSAYQPSLSSPLGPPHSELPFHGDPYSSASLHSHLHQPSPDSWHPSHHHHHHHPYSLGGTIATQSSTYPRSSMHEVYGTPFDPRYSSLLVPSVRPHRLPPAPGPAASASPCDLGKSEAGATWTGAFAAAGPEMGLNVDAGLQAQDKSKDLYWF